The proteins below are encoded in one region of Sphaerodactylus townsendi isolate TG3544 linkage group LG06, MPM_Stown_v2.3, whole genome shotgun sequence:
- the LOC125434541 gene encoding suppressor of cytokine signaling 5-like — protein sequence MSQDRGARPKVRSDVGTRGQPCSRWRARPTQSSEGRRQASLEVESGRCPPDPGKGTGRSLRQKLQAAVGHCFPLKSTPHSPNLSSQRKIHLRELMLDTCPFPPGSELACTWNLIKQHTAPVSEHEALGPPTLEDEDDRLRERRRISIEQGVEPPPDALIHTFEVTAQINPLYKLGPKLAHGMNELAGPTRTVLAVADEGDEEEADVASTAVPEGRDGLRVHTQIDYIHCLVPDLLQLTQLPCYWGVMDRYEAEALLEGKPEGTFLLRDSAQEDYLFSVSFRRYGRSLHARIEQWNHNFSFDVHDPSVFHAPTVTELLEHYKDPSVCMFFEPLLSVPVNRTFPFDLQHLCRAVVTCCTTYDGIGQLPIPSALKEYLKEYHYKQRVRVRRLDAWWS from the coding sequence ATGTCTCAGGACAGAGGGGCCCGGCCCAAAGTGAGGTCAGACGTAGGCACCCGGGGGCAGCCCTGCAGCAGGTGGAGGGCCCGGCCCACCCAGTCTTCGGAGGGGCGAAGGCAAGCATCTCTTGAGGTGGAGTCAGGCAGGTGCCCACCAGACCCCGGCAAAGGGACCGGGCGTTCCTTGCGACAGAAGCTGCAGGCAGCCGTGGGCCACTGCTTCCCCCTCAAGAGCACACCCCACTCCCCCAACCTCTCCTCCCAGCGCAAAATCCACCTTCGGGAGCTGATGCTGGACACGTGCCCCTTCCCGCCAGGATCGGAGCTAGCCTGCACGTGGAACTTGATTAAGCAGCACACTGCGCCCGTCTCTGAACACGAGGCCTTGGGCCCGCCGACCCTGGAAGACGAAGACGACCGCCTGAGAGAGCGCCGGCGCATCAGCATAGAACAAGGAGTAGAGCCCCCTCCCGACGCACTGATCCACACTTTCGAGGTCACTGCGCAGATCAACCCCCTCTACAAGCTGGGGCCCAAGTTGGCGCATGGCATGAACGAACTGGCGGGGCCCACCAGGACCGTGCTGGCTGTGGCGGATGAAGGGGACGAAGAGGAGGCGGACGTAGCTTCCACGGCGGTGCCGGAAGGGAGGGACGGCTTGCGGGTGCACACGCAGATAGACTACATCCACTGCCTGGTCCCCGACTTGCTGCAGCTGACGCAGCTGCCCTGTTACTGGGGCGTCATGGACCGCTACGAGGCCGAGGCGCTTCTGGAAGGGAAGCCGGAGGGCACTTTCCTCCTACGAGACTCCGCCCAAGAGGACTACCTCTTCTCAGTCAGCTTCCGGCGCTACGGGCGGTCCCTCCACGCCCGCATCGAGCAGTGGAACCACAACTTCAGCTTCGACGTGCACGACCCCAGCGTCTTCCATGCGCCCACCGTGACAGAGCTGCTGGAACACTACAAGGACCCCAGCGTGTGCATGTTCTTTGAGCCGTTGTTGTCCGTCCCGGTGAACCGCACCTTCCCTTTTGACTTGCAGCACCTCTGCCGGGCCGTGGTGACCTGCTGCACCACGTACGACGGCATCGGACAGCTGCCCATCCCCAGTGCCCTGAAGGAGTACTTGAAGGAGTACCACTACAAGCAGAGGGTGAGGGTCCGGCGGCTGGACGCGTGGTGGAGCTGA
- the SAMD4B gene encoding protein Smaug homolog 2: MMFRDQVGILADWFKGWNECEQTVALLSLLKRISRTQARFLQLCLEHSLADCTEIHVLESEANSAALISQWHQESKDKVVSLLLSHLPLLQPGNTDAKSEYMKLLQKVLTYSTESNLFIEESRQLLSYALIHPATTLDDRNSLALWLNHLEERLSSGYSSQGRGRPDTAYHSRQGSDEWQGPVDAGLGELGHSWQEKPPRENGHMSFHSSGSTPSAINSIGSNTNTALPCQIHPSPLKRSMSLIPTSQQVPGEWMSVEEMGARPAFISGGEHAPLSPQSSVASSGSEQTEEHSGSRNTFQEDGSGMKDVPSWLKSLRLHKYAALFSQMTYEEMMTLTEQHLESQNVTKGARHKIALSIQKLRERQSVLKSLEKDILEGGNLWNALQELQQIIITPIKAFHTLQITAASKEGQPLAGEPRGGPKLGLEKTSNGAEDKEPPADTFPLPTGSPCDGESGAAPIAEGDIAGQFTRVMGKVCTQLLVSRPDEENITSYLQLIEKCLMHEAFTETQKKRLLSWKQQVLKLLRTFPRKAVLDMQGYRPQKGWAFGSNSLPIAGSVGVGVARRGQRQFQMPPRAIPPSRMGILSPAGIGGVPPRHALTSQNLGSQGRQNLWFANPGGSNSMPGQSRSSVQRTHSLPVHTSPQAILMFPQDCQLPGTDLEINPTLESLCLSMTEHALGDGSDKTSTI; the protein is encoded by the exons ATGATGTTCCGGGATCAGGTGGGCATTCTCGCTGACTGGTTCAAAGGTTGGAATGAATGCGAGCAGACAGTAGCCCTGCTGTCACTCCTCAAGCGCATCTCTCGCACTCAAGCCCGCTTCCTGCAGTTGTGCCTGGAGCACTCGCTGGCGGACTGCACCGAGATCCACGTTTTGGAGTCCGAGGCCAACAGTGCAG CCCTCATCAGCCAGTGGCATCAAGAGTCCAAGGATAAAGTGGTCTCCCTGCTCCTCTCCCACCTGCCCCTTCTCCAGCCTGGCAACACGGATGCCAAGTCGGAGTACATGAAGCTCCTGCAGAAGGTGCTGACGTACTCCACTGAGAGTAACCTTTTCATCGAGGAGAGCCGGCAGCTCCTCTCCTACGCCCTCATCCACCCGGCTACCACGCTGGATGACCGCAACTCTCTGGCTCTCTGGCTCAACCATCTCGAGGAACGTCTCTCCAGTGGCTACTCCAGCCAGGGCAGAGGTCGACCGGACACAGCCTACCACTCACGTCAGGGCTCAGACGAGTGGCAAGGCCCGGTAGATGCAGGCCTCGGGGAACTGGGGCACAGCTGGCAGGAGAAGCCCCCGCGAGAAAATGGGCACATGTCCTTCCACTCCTCTGGTTCCACTCCATCGGCCATCAACAGCATCGGGAGTAACACAAACACAG CCCTCCCCTGCCAAATCCACCCCAGCCCACTGAAGCGCTCCATGTCCCTCATCCCCACGAGCCAGCAGGTCCCCGGCGAGTGGATGAGTGTGGAGGAGATGGGGGCTCGGCCTGCCTTCATCTCCGGCGGGGAACACGCCCCCCTCTCACCCCAGAGCAGCGTGGCCTCTTCGGGCAGTGAGCAGACAGAGGAACATTCCGGCAGCCGCAACACCTTCCAGGAGGACGGCAGTGGCATGAAAG ATGTCCCTTCATGGCTGAAGAGCCTTCGTCTCCATAAATATGCAGCCCTTTTTTCCCAAATGACCTATGAAGAGATGATGACCCTCACAGAACAGCATCTGGAATCACAG AACGTGACCAAAGGAGCCAGGCACAAAATAGCTTTGAGTATCCAGAAGCTGCGGGAAAGGCAGAGTGTCCTCAAATCTCTGGAGAAG GACATCCTGGAAGGGGGCAACTTGTGGAATGCGCTCCAGGAACTGCAGCAGATAATCATCACGCCCATCAAGGCTTTCCACACCCTGCAGATCACAGCAGCCTCCAAGGAGGGCCAGCCGCTTGCAGGGGAGCCACGTGGGGGCCCCAAGCTAGGCTTAGAGAAGACCAGCAATGGGGCTGAGGATAAGGAGCCCCCAGCTGATACCTTCCCGCTCCCAACGGGCTCTCCTTGTGATGGGGAGTCAGGAGCGGCACCTATTGCTGAGGGAGACATTGCAGGACAGTTCACGCGGGTGATGGGCAAAG TGTGTACACAATTGCTGGTGTCCCGGCCAGATGAGGAGAACATCACCAGTTACCTCCAGCTGATAGAGAAGTGCCTGATGCATGAG GCATTCACAGAGACACAGAAGAAGAGGCTGCTGTCCTGGAAGCAGCAGGTCCTCAAGTTACTGCGGACGTTTCCAAGGAAGGCTGTGCTGGACATGCAAGGCTACCGCCCGCAAAAAGG atGGGCCTTTGGCTCCAACTCTCTCCCCATAGCTGgatctgtgggggtgggggtggcacgcAGAGGACAGCGGCAGTTCCAGATGCCCCCCCGTGCCATCCCCCCAAGCCGTATGGGGATCCTGAGTCCTGCAGGGATCGGTGGCGTCCCTCCCCGGCATGCTCTCACTAGTCAAAACCTGGGGAGCCAAGGGCGACAA aatCTGTGGTTTGCCAATCCCGGAGGAAGCAACAGCATGCCCGGCCAGAGCCGCAGCTCAGTCCAGCGGACCCATTCGCTCCCCGTCCACACATCCCCACAGGCCATCCTCATGTTCCCCCAGG ATTGCCAACTCCCCGGAACAGATCTGGAGATCAACCCCACGCTGGAGTCGCTATGTCTCAGTATGACTGAGCATGCGCTGGGTG acgGTAGCGACAAGACTTCTACCATTTGA